The DNA region TACCCAAATTATAAAATAACCTATGGATATTTCTTTTTTAATAGTCACTAAACATAGAGCAGCCGATTTAAAAGTAACCTTAGATAAACTCTATAAAATAATAGATTTATCTGTTCATGAAGTTTTAGTTTTAATCGATGGTTGTAATGCTACAGAAGCTATAGTAAAAGATTATAATTGGGTAAACTGGACCATTTTACAGCAAAGTGTTAGTGCATCGCCAGCAAGAGCTATACTTTATAAAAAGGCAAAAGGCGACATATTTGTAGGATTAGACGACGATGCACATCCGTTAACCACAAATTTTAATAACGCAGTTAAGCATTATTTTGAAATTAATCCAAATTTAGGGATAATCGCATTTCAAGAAGTTAGAGGATTATTTAACACAGATCAAGATGCTTTACAACACGTTAAAACAGGTGAAGACTATATAACTACAGATTTTATAGGATGTGGTTTTGCAATAAAAAAATCGGTTTATGAGGCAACAAATGGTTTTCCAAAATGGATGACTATATATGGAGAAGAACCTGCATTGGCTATAGAAGTCTTAGATTTAGGATATGACATTTTATATACTTACAATTTACAAGTTAATCATAGGGTAAATACTAAGTTACGTAAACAGCAAGGACGTAATTATTATAGATTTAAACATCAGTTACGCAATAGTATACGTTATTATTTGGTGTATCATCCTAAACCTATAAAAAAGCTAATTCGATTGTTGTGGCATAACTTTAAAAGCTATGCATTAACCGATTTTAAATATTTTAAAATGTATTGGCAAGTTGTATTTAGTGCTTTGTTTTCTTTACGTTCAATCTTAAAATTTAGACAACCAGTAAAGAGAAGTACCTTATTAAAACAGACTAATTTAAAATCAATAAGCTATAGTTAATGTATTTCAACTCTATAGATTTTGCAGTCTTCTTACCAATCGTATTTATATTGTATTGGTTTGTGACTAATACCCGTTTAAAATTTCAAAATGCGTTATTGGTTTTAGCTAGTTATGTGTTTTATGGTTGGTGGGATTGGCGTTTCTTATCATTAATTATTTTTAGTTCTTTAGTAGACTATACTATTGGATTACAACTGCAAAACCAAAAAAATCAGTCTAAAAGACGGTTGTTACTTTGGTCAAGTATAGCTGTAAACTTAGGCTTTTTAGGATTTTTTAAATACTATAATTTTTTTGTAGACAATTTTGTGCAAGCCTTTTCTTTTTTCGGGCATCAAATTAAACCAAATACGTTACAGATTATTTTACCAGTTGGTATAAGCTTTTACACATTTCAAACCTTAAGTTACACTATAGATGTTTATAAGAAGAAACTAGAGCCAACTAAAGATCTTATTTCATTTTTAGCATTTGTAAGTTTCTTTCCGCAATTAGTTGCTGGACCAATAGAGCGTGCAACCCATTTATTACCTCAGTTTTATAAACGTAGATATTTTCATTACAGTAAAGCAATAGATGGTTGTAAGCAAATGCTTTGGGGATTTTTTAAAAAGATTGTTATTGCAGATAATTGTGCCGAGTATGCCAATCAAATTTTTAACAATAGCCAAGATTATAACGGTAGTACTTTATTAATAGGCGCATTGTTTTTTACCTTTCAGATTTATGGTGATTTTTCGGGATATTCTGATATTGCCATAGGTACTTCTAGATTATTTGGTTTTGATTTAAAACAGAATTTCGCATTTCCGTATTTTTCAAGAGATATTGCCGAATTTTGGCGACGTTGGCACATTAGTTTATCCACTTGGTTTAGGGATTATTTATACATTCCTTTAGGCGGAAGTCGCGGAAGCACATGGTTAAAAGTGCGCAATACATTTATTATTTTTTTAGTGAGTGGTTTTTGGCATGGCGCTAATTGGACATTTATAATGTGGGGATTTTTAAATGCACTTTATTTTTTACCATTATTACTTACTAAACGTAATAGAACACATTTAAATGTCGTAGCTCAAGATAGATGGTTGCCTAATATAAAAGACGTGTTTTCTATGGGATTAACCTTTGGATTAACAGTGCTAGCTTGGATATTTTTTAGGGCAGAAACCGTTTGTCATGCGTTTACCTATTTAAAAGAAATCTTTAGTGCTAGTCTATTAAGTTTACCAACAGTAAGACCATTTTACCTGTTTGTTTTATTACTGTTTTTTATGTTTATAGAATGGTTAGGTCGTGCAAATGCATATGCGATAGAGCGTTTATTAATACGTAAATCTAAAGCCTTACGATGGAGTTTTTATATGTTTTTAATAGTGCTTACTTTTATTTTTAGTAGTCAAACCGAACAAGAATTTATTTATTTTCAGTTTTAAATGAAACGATTTTTAACACACATATTTCTATTTGCTTTACTATTGTTTTTAGTAGATAAACTCTTTTGTGTGTTATTGTACAATACGGCTCATACTCAAGACGACCAACGATTATTAAACATTCTTGATGGACAAATGCAAAAGGATATAATCCTATTAGGCTCATCAAGAGGCGCGCATGATTTTATTGCAAAAACCATAGAAGAAAAAACAGGTCAATCTACTTATAACTTATCGTATAGAGGTAGTGATGTTACTTTTCATCACTTTATATTACAGACTTTGATAAACTTTAATAAAGCACCAAAAACAGTAGTGTTAACAATAGATCAAACTTATCAATTTGTAGATACAAAAACACTTAATTTTAGGTACGACAAATTATTTGCAGTAAAGAAGAATAATTATATTAATTCTATACTTATAGAAGAAAATAAACATAGTTATTTTTCTAAATTTTTATGCTTAGGACGATTAAATAAAAACGATTTTAGCTTCACAAAACAACCTGTAAAACCAATAAATAAGCTGTCTTCTCATGGTTCTAAAATCTTTGTTACAAGTTACGATGCTACAATGGAATTTAATTCTAAATTAACTAATTATAAGATTGAAGCTGAAAATGATAATAAAGTCGAAGCATTTAAAGCAATACAGCAATTGTGTAAAGCCAATTCAATTAATTTGGTTTATGCATTTCCGCCTAGTTTTGAAGCGTTTGATCAGCAATTCTATAACAGGTTTTTAGATTTAGTAGAACAACCTGAATCTATTTTTGTTTACGACACTTTAAATCAAGATTTTAAGCAAAATAAATACTTTATAGATAAGTCGCATCTAAATCAAAATGGTGCTAGGATTTTTACTAATTCGTTTTGTGAATTTCTTATAAAAGTTAACTAAAGTTTATTAATTCTTACAAGCTTTTAGATATTTTACCTTTTATCCTGAAAACATACACTTTCATCCGAAAAAAAGTGTATTTTAGCGACTTAACCAAAAAATGTATCCTATCAAAATATGACATCAGTAGGTTTTATTCCTTTAAGAAAAGGGTCTAAAGGTATTCCGGGAAAAAACAAACGTAAAATGGTTGGAAAGCCCTTATTTACTTGGGTTTTAGGAGCTGCTTTACAATCAGATTTAGATACGGTTTATGTCTATACAGACGATTTAGATATTATTAGTTTTATTGAAAAAGAATATCACTATACAAATAAAATAAAAGCTTTACAACGTAGCGAAGCTAGCGCAACAGACACAGCAAGTACCGAAAGTGCTATGTTAGAATTTGCTCAAACTTTAGATTACAATTTTGATGCTATATGCTTGTTGCAAGCTACATCACCTTTTACAACAGCTACAGATATTAATAATAGTTTAGCATTGTTGTCTAAAGGATACGACTCTACAGTTACTGTAGTAAATACACATCGATTTATATGGGATGCATCCGGTAAACCATTAAATTACGATTATAAAAATAGACCAAGACGTCAAGATTTTGATGGACTTTTAGTAGAAAATGGAGCTGTTTATACCTGTTTGGCTTCGGTTTTAAAAACAAAGGAAAACAGATTGGGCGATGCAGTTGGTGTTGTAACTATGCCCGAAGATAGCCTGTATGAAATTGATACAGAAAACGATTGGACCGTTGTAGAACAATTACTTATACAGCGTCAACAACAACTAAAAAAAGCCGAAAAAATAACTCATCTAGTACTAGATGTAGATGGTGTTTTTACAGATGGAACCATAACCTATACAAAAGATGGAGAACATACCAAACAGTTTGATATGCGAGATGGTATGGGATTAGAAATTTTAAGACAGTTTGGAGTTACAGTGATGATTATGACTAGTGAACGCTCTGAATTAGTTGCAAAACGTATGGAAAAATTACAAATAGAACATGTGTTTTTAGGTGTAAAAGATAAACATACATTGCTAACACAATTGGCAAAAACACATCAATTTAGTTTAAATAATGTAGCCTATGTTGGTGATGATGTTAATGATTTAGCAAATATTTGTAGCGTTGGTTGGTCTTTAGCACCAAATAATGCTATGCAAGAAGTAATTAATCAAGCCGATATTATTTTACCAAAACCTTCTGGTGCAGGAGCAATTAGATCTGCTTGTCAATTTATAAAACAATATAATAAACGCTTTTAGCGAAATATTTTTTATGAGTACATATAAAAAACCTTATGTCATTGCCGAAATTGGTTGTAACCATAAAGGCGATATGGAAATAGCAAAAGAATTAATTAAAGTAGCAAAAATCTTTTGTAATGTAGATGCAGTAAAGTTTCAAAAACGACACAATAAAGAATTACTAACAGAAGCGCAATACAATGCGCCGCATCCAAATCCTGTAAACTCTTACGGTGATACTTATGGTGAACATCGCGAGTTTTTAGAATTTGATGTTAATCAGCACCAAGAGTTAAAAGAGTTTTGTGAAGATATGGGATTGGATTACTCGACATCGGTTTGGGATTTAACATCTGCAAAAGAAATTGCAGGATTACAACCAAAATTTATCAAAATACCATCTGCTTGTAATAACAACGAAAAAATGTTAACGTGGTTGTGTGA from Mesoflavibacter profundi includes:
- a CDS encoding glycosyltransferase family 2 protein, yielding MDISFLIVTKHRAADLKVTLDKLYKIIDLSVHEVLVLIDGCNATEAIVKDYNWVNWTILQQSVSASPARAILYKKAKGDIFVGLDDDAHPLTTNFNNAVKHYFEINPNLGIIAFQEVRGLFNTDQDALQHVKTGEDYITTDFIGCGFAIKKSVYEATNGFPKWMTIYGEEPALAIEVLDLGYDILYTYNLQVNHRVNTKLRKQQGRNYYRFKHQLRNSIRYYLVYHPKPIKKLIRLLWHNFKSYALTDFKYFKMYWQVVFSALFSLRSILKFRQPVKRSTLLKQTNLKSISYS
- a CDS encoding MBOAT family O-acyltransferase, whose protein sequence is MYFNSIDFAVFLPIVFILYWFVTNTRLKFQNALLVLASYVFYGWWDWRFLSLIIFSSLVDYTIGLQLQNQKNQSKRRLLLWSSIAVNLGFLGFFKYYNFFVDNFVQAFSFFGHQIKPNTLQIILPVGISFYTFQTLSYTIDVYKKKLEPTKDLISFLAFVSFFPQLVAGPIERATHLLPQFYKRRYFHYSKAIDGCKQMLWGFFKKIVIADNCAEYANQIFNNSQDYNGSTLLIGALFFTFQIYGDFSGYSDIAIGTSRLFGFDLKQNFAFPYFSRDIAEFWRRWHISLSTWFRDYLYIPLGGSRGSTWLKVRNTFIIFLVSGFWHGANWTFIMWGFLNALYFLPLLLTKRNRTHLNVVAQDRWLPNIKDVFSMGLTFGLTVLAWIFFRAETVCHAFTYLKEIFSASLLSLPTVRPFYLFVLLLFFMFIEWLGRANAYAIERLLIRKSKALRWSFYMFLIVLTFIFSSQTEQEFIYFQF
- a CDS encoding acylneuraminate cytidylyltransferase; the encoded protein is MTSVGFIPLRKGSKGIPGKNKRKMVGKPLFTWVLGAALQSDLDTVYVYTDDLDIISFIEKEYHYTNKIKALQRSEASATDTASTESAMLEFAQTLDYNFDAICLLQATSPFTTATDINNSLALLSKGYDSTVTVVNTHRFIWDASGKPLNYDYKNRPRRQDFDGLLVENGAVYTCLASVLKTKENRLGDAVGVVTMPEDSLYEIDTENDWTVVEQLLIQRQQQLKKAEKITHLVLDVDGVFTDGTITYTKDGEHTKQFDMRDGMGLEILRQFGVTVMIMTSERSELVAKRMEKLQIEHVFLGVKDKHTLLTQLAKTHQFSLNNVAYVGDDVNDLANICSVGWSLAPNNAMQEVINQADIILPKPSGAGAIRSACQFIKQYNKRF